The Budorcas taxicolor isolate Tak-1 chromosome 2, Takin1.1, whole genome shotgun sequence nucleotide sequence TTGTAACCATTTTTTGCCTAGCTCTAGCTGTGTCAGTGCTTAGACGCTGCTTACACAAGTGAATGGCAAACTGAAAATGGGTGATGAACAGTACTGGGGCCAGACCTGCTTATCCGTCATAGTTCTCTAGTGTTGCTAATTCTCACATCATTCTGCACTAAAAAACACAGTTTCAATATCCCATTGAATGATTTTTTTAGAGCAGTCATCACTTACTGCTTAATGTAAttttaacattcagaaatgatTATCAGACAACCCAGTCATGGTCAGGCCTGTCCCCTCTAAACACAAGCAGTGAATTCTCCCTCCAAGTGGGCCCCCCACAAATGAATTTAATCAGTTTCACTCACTTCCTCCCCCTAAGGCTGTTAGACTgcgaagaaaaaacaaaacacccatataaatgaaattaaaatctgtCCATGAAATATGCCAATGTATACatgaattaaaagaagaaaaattctttAGTAAGGGATTGAGATTCATAAGAGCTTATATATATTGATAGTTTCATGTTTTCAAGACAGAAAAGTGTGGACATGAACACTTTAGCTTGGAGGTTTGGTTGCATTCTAGACTCCAAGAAGGGTAAATATAAGCttctgtttttgtctgttttatctaTAATGCACTGGTTACAAAGAAGTTGCTTTTTCCTTGTACCAAAAGTGGTAAATATTATTGAAGAAATACTAGAATAAATAGCCCTAGTTCCATAATCTTATGTGGTTCAAGTTACCATACTTGGGTCAAATTAGCAACTGCTCTGAGgagattttcaaagaaatagcCTACAGCAAGATTTTTAAGACTTTCCACCAGAAGAATAAAAGATGAACAGACTATGGACAAAacactgggggtggggagtggtcaaagcttgaaaaataaaaccagtgaAAAGAGAAATACCAGAAAAGGGATTTCTGGGTGAGTTTTTCCCCCCTACTGTTAGCCTAattatattgatatttttctgctGACTGGTTAACACTGATTAAATGCTGATACAGTGACAATCGTAAGCATACATTTTAGAAAGGAATATGTATACTATGCTGCCATCACATTACAGCTGTAAAAGAAAACTTCCCaaacaaatttaagaaaagtAGAGGTCCCTTCTGAAAACTACTGAATGCCTCTTAGCCACTCTTAGACCATATGTTATTCTGAAAACTAGATAAAAACACTATTTGTTAAAGGTGTTCAAAGTAAGGCTGCCAGGGTGTCTATAAAATGCAAGTCATCAAAACTATGGAAAAACAGTGCTTAAgtttagaaaaataagatcataggACCTCAGATGTATTGTAGCTGTCCTTAACTACCTGTAGTTTATAAGTTTTGCTATATGGTACAGGGTACAACATACCGTGTTATAAATTCCACAGGGGAAGTAAACATAGAACCCACAACAACTACTCATCCAAGGAGTTATCATggaaaataatgtgtgtgtgtgttccatgatctctagaggaaaaggaaaacaatttacATTTTGAAACAAATTGTTCTTTGACTGATAAAATTACTTATCCCATTTAAAACTGTGAAAGTCCAACCCAGAAAATGCTAATCTTTCCTGCCTTTGCACAATCCTGAACATTAGTGGCAAATTAGAATCCTTAGATGAATCTTTATgaatcaagtgatttttttttcaaagcatgaTATACCTTATATCTATGCATGGCAGAAATGAACTGCTCTTAAATTCCCACACAATAAACAAGTCAAGCTGTTAAGGAACAATGTCCcctgtctcttctctcttccgTTTCTTCCTTATTGTAATCAGGCAGAGCAAATGACACTGCATCCACAAAATAAGAATTATTGACAgtaacaatgttaaaaaaaaaaggtatgtcgACATCTGAGGAAGGTGGGATTGTAAGTGCAGTATTTCTTCATGTGCAGTTCGTTACTTCATAGGGGTCCCCTTTGGAATGAAAAGGCCTAGTGGAATGTGTGCTCCCCTCGAACAATGTGTGATGAAAACTCGTAACGGTCCTGGCTTCTGTAGCCACAGATGTTGCATTCCAGTGGGTCCCGGTAGCCATGGCAACCCATGTGAATGGTGTACATGACATGGTCTAGGAAAAGGACTCGGCAGTGCTCACACTTGAAGGCTCTAATCTGTTCACCTTCTCCATTGAAGACCTTATAGATGTCCTTCAGTGAGCCCTTAGGAGCCTTGGTGGTATCCaaagccttgacatcctccttcaTGTAAGCTGGGCTTTGTTTCCTCTTGGGATTTAAGGCAGGGTTTCCTTGGTAAGACTGGTGGTCATCATGGCTGCTTTCTGAGTCAGTAGAATCTAGGCAGCTATTGCTGGGAGAGGCCTCTCTTTCCTGGGGTCGACTCTTTGGTCTGATGAGAGAGATAGGGCCATCCATGTTGTTTTCATGACTATCGGAGGTTTCCCTGCTAATGGGTCTTTCTATCCTATTTGGATGATAGACCTGAGAATAAGCTGAGCTTATAACCGGGGCCACCTCCGCGATTGTGCTTGGCGGGTGCTGCATCAGAGGGTGAAGGGCCTCAGCTCCAAGGTAGGTGATTGCATTGTTGATGGCTTGGTCCATCATATGAGACTGCATCAGCTCAGCCTCCTTCTCATATGTTAAGTTCATATCAAAGTGAATGTCTGGGTAGCTGAATCGCATGATCTTCTCTCCTGAATAGAAGgggggaagaaaagcaaaaaggttgaaaaaaaaaaaaagaacacaacacAATGAATAGCTTGACTAAGGATATATACTAATCACTTTCATTTTCCATACTATGGTATATCTTATTCTTTAGATCAAGTATTTAGGCTCTTTAATTCTGCTGAGACTCACAAATATTCTTAACCTACAGAGAGGATTAGTAATAAAAATGTCACAAGCCATTTGTACTTGTTCTAATGCCATCATGAAAATTTATCTCGCCTGAAAGGTATGACTGAGTATGTGTTATCTTATTTTCATTCTCTATCAAAGTTTCCACTTGTCTAGAGCTCAGAAACTgtagaagaaaggagaaatacCAGGTAAAAATAGTCGGAGATTTACTtgtttttgcatattttaaacatCAGTGACCAAGCCTCAAAGATCATAAAAACGAGAGTGATATGGTTATAACACCTGTGTTATCTCACTATCGTGTATGGTTAATTTGGTTGATTTAGCTGCTATGTTAGAGAAAGATTATAGACCAAATATATCTcattctggaaaatttttaaatgccacaattaaaatactttttaacagTTTAATTGATAAACTGAATGAAATTTACGGTTATATAAAAATAGGGTATTTCCCAAAGCACTTACTTATTATAAACTTGAAAATGGttgtttcattgttttgcttCTTGAAATGGATAATCATTCATTTTTGCATCACCCCTTTCTTATTTAGACACATATGTTATTACTATATGAACACCCACTGTTAGTTTCCTATATATTTTCTTGACAGAGAGAGATctgtagttttactttttaacatttacttcaactaatttaattttacttcaaCATTGTATATTAACATAATATCTAAGCTTAACCAATTAAAGAGTTGGTGCAAAAAACTAGTTTAGGTTTTTCTCCTTCAAATATTGCCAGCTTTGGACagagtattttctcttttaaaaattcttccattAAATCACTGTATTCTCCTACTAATGCTTACTTTGACTAACATGTGCACTGATCCACAGAATTGTATTCTGGAAAAATACTTTTATGTGGCCAGTATTATTTCAGGTTTGAAGGAAGGTCTCCCATCAGAGTaatgaaaattgaaaaagaatatgagTAATTATTTCATAGCATACAATTAAGATATTGTAGTGTCAAGAGTTCAAAAGTTaagctgtgctgtgtttagtcactcagtcgtgtccaactctttgcgaccccatggactgtagcccaccagtctcctctgtccatggggattctctaggccagaatactggagtgggttgcctttcccttctcaagaggatcttcccagcccagggatcaaacccaggtctcccacattgcaggcagattctttaccgactgagccaccggggaagcactgTTTAGAGGGTGTGACAACAATTTAGGGATTATTTATAATACAGTGGGATATGTGGTAAGGGGTCAACTAAGGAATACAAAACTCACAGCATTAATAAAAGAAACCTTCCTGAAGACAGTGACATCACAGAATGAATGTGATGACAAATATTAGCCAAGTAAAGGAAGGGTAAGGGTTGGAGAAGCTGGTAGGAAGGCTCAGAGGCAGGAGGGCATGACTCATCCTAGGGATTACTAACACTTTGCATATGGCTGAGAATGGAAACAGATGAGAAAGTTGTTATCTGATAATGTAGGGCTTATTCAAGAGCTAAGGAATTTGAAATCTATCCTGAGAGAGGTAAGAACTGAAAGGGTTAAACAGAAAAGTGACTAACTAGATAATTATTTAGCAAGATGATTTAGGAAGCTGTTGCTACAGGGATGTAGAGATCATGGGTGGCTTCAACTAGTAGAGAAGCAGTGGAAATGGCGAAAACTAGATGGAATGGAGAAAATATTAGGAAATGTTGCTAGAACTTGCTGACTATCTAGacacagaatgagaaaaagaaagaggttaAGTATTAAGCCAATGTTTCTGGCCTGGGAAACTTAGTGGATGGCAATGGGAGATAGAAAAGATGGTGAAttcagattgggaaagactatgAGTAACAGTCATGTCTAATAAGTACTGAGATACAGTCTCAAATTCAGAAGAGAGATTTGGGCTTGAGATACAGATATAAGAATCATCGGTTAATAGAAATTAGCTTCTGAAGCCAGGGGAATAGATGATATCACAAAGGCATaggtaaaatgtgaaaaaagaggTCATAAATGGAACCTGGAAGAACATCAAGATTTTTACACCTGCCCATAGACTAGGCCAAGTGAGATTAGAGTCCCATGCTTAGAGAGCCCTGGGTCTCACTCCTTATAAAGGAATAAGGAATGTGGAGGGCCAAGGGAATGTGCCAATCTGGAGCTTACACGCTAGACTATACTCTGGGTGCCCAGCATGCCAGAATTCTTTGTCCAAATGGCCCAGAACTTGCACTGAGAGTTGCAGAGTCCTCTTCACAGCATCCATTCCCTGAGTACCACCTTTGTTGCTGGTAGGTACACTCTAAGGCCTGAAGAATGGTCAGTGCACTACTTTTTATGGGCTGTGAGTGGGGTGGGGCGTGAAAAGAGTTTGGATGTGTAGACCAAATGTAGACATCAATGAGGCCCCTCTTTGATGCTGCATAGAATCAGGAGTGGGTTTAAAAGAGGGGACTGACTGCACACCAGGGGGGTTTGTTCTGCGCATGCCTTCAAGTTCTGGTGTGGAACTCTGAGGAATCTGTGAATTCTATATTATTTGAACTCAGTCTTCCAGATTAGGTTAGAACACAATAGTTTTAAATTTAAGcctgatttataatattaaaataattaggcATATGAATTGAGTCCTCCATTAGGACTGTAGAACCATTCACATAACTTGTTAGGGGGAATCCATTAAAAGGACTGAGAAGGAGCAGTCAGAGAAGCTGGAAGAAATGCAAGAGAGACCAGTGTCACTGAAACCAAGGAAAGAGAGAGTTTCTTAGAGTATTAACTATTCAGTAGTGAAAATATGCTCCAGTCTGAAAGTCCTCTGGACTTGGCACTATAAAGAATAATTTCAGTAGAACATGAGGACAAAAGCCAGGCTGTGTAGGCTGGAGAatgagtagaaagaaaaaaaatattatagaaaGCAATCACAGAGAACTCTTTCAACAATTACATCtttgaagagaaggagaaagttaGGTAGTAGCTGGAAAAAGACCTAGGTTTgaggttagattttttttttaatgatgagaaTTTATCACATtgaatgacaaaagaaaaatgtcaatagaagggacatattaaaaatatatgtgagaAAGGGGGACAATAATAGTGCAAGTTATTTGAGGGGCTGGGATAGGAGAATTCCAGGGAACAAGAAGAAGCATTAATTAGAAAGAAGGATGCTGCTATCATCCATGAAAGAAGAGAGCATTCATGTGGGTGCACATATCTTACAGGATTAGTGATAGTTGAAATCATGTcaactgtttttatttcctaAGAATCTAGATGTAATATCACCAAGGTGTGAGATACCATCTTTTGGGAGAGTAGGGAAAGGTTGAAATGGCCCTATGTGTTGAATATGAGAAAAGACTGTTCAGGGATGAATAAAAGGAAGGCTGCTATATAGTAGGGATGGGACAATTGGTATTTGAGATCAGTTACTCATTTATTTACAGTGATGACAATTTATAAGGCTGTGGGATTTTCTCTAAAATTACTAGCAGCTATGTAGATGTGGAAAAGGGTTCAGTTGGCTTCATTAGAAGGTAGGCATTTTACTAGTTGAAAGACAGAAGGACAGTAAGACAACAGAGTCATGGAATCCAAACTGGATAAGAAAAGAGAGGATGAAACAAATACACAGCAAGTTCAAGGATCATTGGCCTGGTGAGCTTGATAAAATTAAAGGAGAGTATTTAATGAGGaaagtgataaaaagaaatttatagtAAGTGAGGAATGATGATATTTCTCATTTCAAAAGGCATCATAAAAAAACTACTATGCAATTGTTTAttatatagttgacccttgaacaacataggtTAGAACTGCACAGGTCCATTTATAGGAGGATTTTTTCCAACAGTAAATACTATAGTACTGCATGATCCATGGATGGTTGAATCTATGGATGCAGAAAGGTGGATATGGACAACTGTGTGTAAGGAGGGTCATCTGTAAGTCATATGCAAAGTTTCCACTGCATTAAGGCCATTGCCCCAAACCCTGTGTTGTTCAAGCGTCAACTGTGTATTACCACTAGGACAGAatccaaataaagagaaaaatatcaatttctaataaaaaactaatgttcttattttagaataaaatttttttaatgtatccctCTTTTCTACGGGATGCAATTAAGTCAAATTGAGAGTAGCATCTAAATCATAGGAAACATGAAAACATTACAGAGATGAGAACTAAAACAGAATAGcaataaatttcatatttttccaatGACATAGACATTTAATAGACATCCAGCAAATTAaccaattttgtaaaacagaagAACTGGCATTTTAAAAGGGTTATTTATAAgcagggagaaagagagacagaaagaaagtgaCTCAGGGCCCAAAACAGATCTGAGTATACTCTCAGGGGCTGGTTTGAAACTGtgtgtgctgctaagtcacttcattcatgtccgcctctttgagaccctattgaccacaacccaccaggctcctctgtccatgggtttctctaggcaaggatactggagtaggttgccatgccctcacccagggaatcttcctgacccagggatcgaagccatgtctcttaagtctcttgcattggcaggagggttctttaccgctagggccacctggaaagccctagttTTAAACTGACCTAGCATAAACTATGATCTTTGGGCTTCTTTCAATGAACTTTGTCAGTTAACCTCTCTAGCTTATCTTAAATTCATATTTTGGTGATTTGTTAGTTCTTCAATTTTACATTGAAAAGAAATCTTCTCTAAGTGTTTACTGGAATAAGAGAATTTTATCACCCTTCCCCCTATGAAATAAGCAAAGCAAAGGTTTTCTCTCAGTTACTACTCAACCCTCATAAAGATGTTCCACAATGTATTTTGACACTAGAATGTGAGAATCTGCttattttttatgtcttctaATTTTTACTCTATATGtctataagaatatatattatatatataaataatgaaaattcttTATATTGAATCTGTTATTCATTCAGCTCTTTTTGAAAATAGCTAGATAATTCTGTAACCTCAGAGATAATTTATGACTATAGTATTATAATATGCAGAATGATGCCAACTCTGAGTGCAACAAAGAATATCTGAAGGCTTGGAAATGAAAGTCTAATATATCATATCTAATCTTTTCAGTTTAAAACATAAGCTAcatgaaaacaaagataaaaatatgaaCTGTAGCTCCAAATAGGAAACATCTTGAATGCAGATTGCTGAATTACTTATTTTAATgcaaaactgaacaaaaaaattTCTCTTCATTCTAGATTAAATACTTGGGGGgggatgcatgctcagttgtgtctgactcttcatgcaaccccttggactacagccctccaggctcctctgtccataggacttcccaggcaagaatactggagtgggttgccattttctcctccaggggaatcctccCTGCGTCTCTGGCACTGGTAGACAGattatttaaaagcattaattttgtggaaagaaaatggattaaaaacctggCTAATAGGCTACGACATTTTCTTTAAGTATTGTTATTTGTTATTATACTTTATGTAAGTACAGGCCATGAGGGCtactttgggctttcctgatagctcagttggtaagaatccgcctgaaatgaaggagaccctggttcaattcctaggtcaggaagatcctctggagaagagataggctacccactccagtattcttgggcttcccttatggctcagctggtaaagaatccacctgcaatgtggaagacctgggttcaatcactgggttgggaagatcccctggagaagggaaaggctacccactccagtattctggcttggaggattccatggactatacagtccatggggtcacaaagaactggacatgactgagcaactttcacttcctttaTATAATAAGGCTTCAATTTGAGATAACAATGGAGTCCTAtcactctttcctttttcttaggcCCACATGCCTAAGggtatgtagtgtgtgtgtgtgtctgtgtgcaatgTCACACATACTTTGTGTGTagtataatggagaaaagagatgACCATTTATTTCATGAATTGAAACATaccatatatattcatatatacatggGAACATGCCTTTGCTCATTAAAATTAGcttttacagaaataaaacccTTTGTAATGCTTACCCACAAACTTTTGTGGAGTGGAGCTTTTACGTTTTCCCATATTCCCTGTGAGCTTCTCTATGACAGCAGGTCTTTCAAAAGGCACCAGAGAAATATTGTTGTCCATAATAGGCTCTTGTTCCTTACAATCTTCCATAGGAGGTACTATATAAAACCATACAAAAAATGTAATCTGATAATttcttcaacatttaaaaaagatgCAAAGCTGGACTTTCCACCTCAACAT carries:
- the IKZF2 gene encoding zinc finger protein Helios; amino-acid sequence: METEAIDGYITCDNELSPEREHSNMAIDLTSSTPNGQHASPSHMTSTNSVKLEMQSDEECDRKPLSREDEIRGHDEGSSLEEPLIESSEVADNRKVQELQGEGGIRLPNGKLKCDVCGMVCIGPNVLMVHKRSHTGERPFHCNQCGASFTQKGNLLRHIKLHSGEKPFKCPFCSYACRRRDALTGHLRTHSVGKPHKCNYCGRSYKQRSSLEEHKERCHNYLQNVSMEAAGQVMSHHVPPMEDCKEQEPIMDNNISLVPFERPAVIEKLTGNMGKRKSSTPQKFVGEKIMRFSYPDIHFDMNLTYEKEAELMQSHMMDQAINNAITYLGAEALHPLMQHPPSTIAEVAPVISSAYSQVYHPNRIERPISRETSDSHENNMDGPISLIRPKSRPQEREASPSNSCLDSTDSESSHDDHQSYQGNPALNPKRKQSPAYMKEDVKALDTTKAPKGSLKDIYKVFNGEGEQIRAFKCEHCRVLFLDHVMYTIHMGCHGYRDPLECNICGYRSQDRYEFSSHIVRGEHTFH